The sequence ATCGCCCTCTTGCGTTTCAGCTTGCGGAAAAGCTCGAGATCAACGCCAGGATAGACCCAGCCGTCTCTCGTAAAGCAGCGAATTTCCGCGATCGCTTTGCCATCGCGGGTGATTTCAATGCGGCCGCCCTGGGCCAAATGGTGAAGAATGCGCTGTTCTGCGCGTGAAATGTCCATGGTTGAGTATTCCGGAATGGCGTTCCTGAGAACGCAGAAAACGTTCCGCAAATCGTGAGATAAGCGGGGTTCACGTTTCCGGCCCGCGCGCGCAATCCTATTGATGCGGGCAGGGGCCCTTACCGGGACTCAGACTCAAGGTACATAAAGACTCCATTCGGACGTCAGGATTTCTAGGGAAGAGCAGCGTGACCGTCAAGATGATGTCGGGGCATCTTCAGCGGCAGCAGGACGGCGTGGCTCGGACGTCGGCAAGAAGCGACGCCTCGGCCGGCCGGCTGCTCTCAAGCCTTGCACCGGCGGATCAATTGCTCTACCGAGAAACCTCGAATTCAGGCTTCAAAGAAGAGCATGACATGAGCATTGTCGACGTCCGCACACCCGATCCGAAACGCTTCATTCCCGGAGCCACCGGCGACTGGGAAGTCATCATCGGCATGGAGGTCCATGCCCAGGTACTCAGCAATTCGAAGCTGTTCTCGGGAGCGTCGACGGAATTCGGCAACGCACCGAACTCCAATGTATCGCTCGTCGACGCGGCGATGCCCGGCATGCTGCCGGTCATCAACGAGGAATGCGTGAAGCAAGCTGTGCGCACCGGCCTCGGCTTGAAGGCCCAGATCAACCACCGCTCCATCTTCGACCGGAAGAACTATTTCTATCCGGATCTGCCGCAGGGCTATCAAATCTCACAGTACAAGGATCCGATCGTCGGCGAGGGCAAGATCATCATTTCCATCGGCCCGGACCGTCAGGGCCAGTTCGAAGATGTCGAGATCGGCATCGAGCGCTTGCATCTGGAGCAGGATGCCGGCAAATCCATGCATGACCAGCAGCCTTTGATGTCTTACGTCGATCTCAACCGCTCGGGCGTGGCGCTGATGGAAATCGTGTCGAAGCCTGACATGCGGTCGTCGGACGAGGCGAAGGCCTATCTCACCAAGCTGCGCTCGATCGTCCGCTATCTCGGCACCTGCGATGGCAACATGGACGAAGGCTCGATGAGGGCCGACGTCAATGTTTCCGTTCGCCGCCCCGGCGAGCCCTTCGGCACGCGTTGCGAAATCAAGAACGTCAATTCTATTCGTTTCGTCGGCCAGGCGATCGAATACGAAGCGCGCCGCCAGATATCGATCTTGGAGGACGGCGGCGTAATCGATCAGGAAACCCGGCTCTTCGATCCGAACAAGGGCGAGACCCGTTCCATGCGCTCGAAGGAGGAGGCGCACGACTATCGCTATTTCCCGGATCCGGACCTGTTGCCGCTCGAGTTCGACGACGCTTTCGTGGAGGCGCTGAGGGCGGATATTCCCGAACTGCCTGATGACAAGAAGGAGCGCTTCGTTCGCGATCTCGGGCTCTCCGTCTACGATGCTTCGGTGCTCGTATCCGAAAAGGCGATTGCTGACTATTTCGAGGCCGTGGCCGAAGGGCGTGACGGCAAGACGGCGGCGAACTGGGTCATCAACGACTTGCTAGGTGCGTTGAACAAAGCCGGCAAAACCATTGAAGAGACTCCCGTTTCTCCTGCCCAGCTCGGCGGTATCATCGATCTCATCAAAGCCGGGACCATTTCCGGAAAACTAGCCAAGGATCTCTTCGAGATCATCTGGAACGAGGGCGGGGATCCGGCGGAGATCGTCGAGACCCGTGGCATGAAGCAGGTCACCGATACGGGCGCCATCGAGAAGGCGGTAGACGAAATCATCGCCGCCAATCCCGATCAGGTGGAAAAGGCTAAGGCTAAGCCGTCGCTTGCCGGCTGGTTCGTCGGCCAGGTGATGAAGGCCACCGGCGGTAAGGCGAACCCGCAGGCGGTCCAGGCCCTGGTCAAGTCCAAGCTTGGCATCGAGGAATAGCGGTGTTCTTCGTCCGTACGGCAAGCGATCGCGACCTGGAAAAGGTGTGCGCCCTTTTGGCCGAGACATGGCATGCGACCTACGACACCTTCTACGGCGTCGACAAGGTCAATGAATTGACGGCCAAATGGCATTCGATCGGGGCTCTGAGAGCCCGGTTGCATCGGAAGAATGCGGAGTTTGTCGTTGCGGATAATGGCCGCGAACTGGCGGGCATGGGCTACGCCGCGATGTCGGATACCTTGAAAAAGACCGTCATCCTTCACCAGCTTTATGTTCTGCCGAAGTATCAACGGCACGGTATCGGCAGGGAGATGTTCGCAGAGCTTGAGACCTGTTTTCCCGATGCGGAGCTCATGCAGCTCGAAGTCGAACCGCAAAACCTGCATGCCCTGGCATTCTACCGGGCGCATGGGTTCTCCGAAGTCGGCAGGACAGCGAGTTGCGGAGACGAGGAATCCGGCGTGCCCGCGCTCATTCTGGAGAAGCGTCTTTCCTAACGTTGCGGCGGCCGGCACACGGGCGGGAAAACGGAAATGACGGTGGATGTTGATATTCGCGAAGCCGAACCGGCGGACCTGCCGGCAATCATTGCGCTTTTTCGCGAGTGACAGGGTCGGTGGACACGGCGATACGACTGAACCGGAAGTCTTCCGTGACTATCTAGCCGCCTTCGAACAAATCCGTGCCTCTTGTTACCAGGCCCTTTATGTCGCTCTGCTCGAAGGCGAGGTCGTCGGAACATTGCAGACGGCGAGCTTGATATCGCTCCCCGGCCGCGGCAGTTCCAGCCTCGTCATTGAGGCGGTACGGACGCGCGAGGACATGCGCGGCCTCGGCATCGGAGAATGTATGGTTCGCCACGCGATCGCGGAGGCGCGGCAGAAGGGAGCGTCGAAGGTCCAGCTCACGTCAAACGCGGCGCGTGTCGACGCGCACCGGTTCTACGAACGCCTCGGTTTCGAGCGCAGCCATATCGGCTTCAAGATGCGGGTGAAATGACCGCAGGCAAAGCGGAATCACTGGACAAGGCATGAGCGGCGCGGCATAAGCGGGTGCATAATATTGATATCCGGCTGCCTTCCCATCGGCCGGAAAAGGACGATGCCCATGAAACTTCTGCTGCAGATTTTCACCTGGTGGAACGGACAGACGATCGGTACGCGTTTTCACACCTGGCGCCATGGTGAGCGTGTGGGCGAGGACGAATTCGGCAATGTCTATTATCAGGGCGGCAAGGATTCCGAGGGCCGGACGCGCCGTTGGGTGATCTATGACGGTCCCGCCGAGGCATCGGCCATCCCGCCGGGCTGGCACGGCTGGATGCATCATCGTACCGATGTTTCCCCTGCCGACGAAAAATATGCCGCGCGTGAGTGGCAGAGGCCCCATCGCCCGAACCTGACCGGCAGTCCCTATGCCTATCGCCCGAAGGGATCGCTTGCCGGCAGGGGGCAGCGCCCGCGCGTTACCGGTGATTACGACGCCTGGACGCCGCGCTCCTGAGCGTTTTCACAATCTGCACGCATGCGAACGAGACATGTCGATCACGGCGCAGCCACATTTGCGGGTTAGCGCCTGATGTCTATCAAGGATGAACGAAAAGCGCGCGGGAGACTGGCGGAAATGGCGTGTTCCTCTCTGCAGAATTGGATCGGCCGGACGGGGCTTGCTCTTGTCGTGGCCCTGCCTTTGATTTCCGCCACGGAAACGGCGGCCACGCGCCTTTCTAGCCCGGTCGCCATCTTTTCCGGCATCGACAAGATCACCGGCCGCATCACCACGTTTGACGTCTATATCGGCGAAACGGTGCAGTTCGGCGCCCTGCAGGTAACCCCACGCGTGTGCTACAGCCGCGACGACACGGAAGCCCCGAAGACGACAACCTTCGTAGAGGTCGATGAAATCACCCTCGACCGCAAGATTCGCCGTATTTTCACCGGCTGGATGTTTGCCGATAGCCCGGGCCTTAATGCCGTCGAGCACCCCGTCTATGACGTCTGGTTGCAGTCCTGCAAGGCAAAATCCGACCTGCCCCCGCCGGATACAGCGGCGAAGCAATAGCGCTCATTCAACGGGAAGCGGCTAAGACCGGACCGGCGATCAGAAGCGGATCTACCTAAAACGCAAGATCCGGCGAGGCGATCGCCTTCGCGAGCAGAACTTCATATTCGGCTTTAGGCACATCGATCGCTCCGAACGATTTCAGGTGTTCGGTCGTAAATTGCGTATCAAGGAGCTGGAAGCCCTTTGCGCGGAGCCGCTCCACGAGGTGAACGAGGCAAATTTTCGAAGCGTCCCTGCGTCGCGAGAACATGCTCTCGCCAAAGAAGGCTGCTCCTAGCGAGACACCGTAGAGGCCGCCGACAAGCGTGTTGCCTTCCCAGGCTTCGACGCTGTGGGCATAACCCATATGGTGAAGTGCAGCATAAAGAGAGCGGATCTTATCGTTGATCCAGGTCGTCGGCCTGTCACGTGCGGGTGCTGCACATCCGTCCACCACCGCTTCGAAAGCCGTGTCGTAGCGAATGTCGAAGGGGCGCCTGCGAATCGTCTTGGCAAGACTGCGTGAGACGTGGAAGCGATCCAGCGGTATGACGCCGCGGATTTCCGGTTCGACCCAGAAAAGTTCCGGATCATCGGCGGAATCGGCCATGGGAAACAGGCCGATCGAATAGGCGCGCAACAGCATGTCCGGCGTTATGTCCGGTTGTCTGCTGCGCGGCCCTTTCAAAGCAGTATCCTATGCGGATGTCGTGGCCAGATGGTGCTCCAGCCAGTGGATGTCGTAGTCACCGTTGGCAATGTCCTGATTGTTGATCAGGTCCTGGAAAAGCGGAAGCGTCGTCTTGATGCCGTCGATGACGAATTCGTCGAGCACGCGGCGCAGGCGCATCATGCATTCGACGCGTGTCCGCCCGTGAACGATCAGCTTGCCGATCAGGCTGTCATAATAAGGGGGAATACGGTAGCCTTGGTAGGCGCCGCTGTCGACACGCACGCCGAGGCCGCCGGGCGCGTGGAAATGCGTAATCGTGCCCGGGGAGGGGACGAAAGTGCGCGGATCCTCGGCGTTGATGCGGCATTCGATGGCATGGCCCGAGAAAACGACGTCTTCCTGCTTGACCGAAAGCCCGGCGCCGGATGCGACGCGGATCTGCTCGTGCACGAGGTCGATACCGGTAATCGCTTCGGTGATCGGATGTTCCACCTGGAGGCGCGTGTTCATTTCGATGAAATAGAACTCGCCGTTTTCGTAAAGGAACTCGATCGTGCCGGCGCCGCGATATTTCAATTTCTTCATCGCGTCGGCGCAGATCTGTCCGATCTTCATGCGCTGCTCGACGTTGAGAGCGGGAGAATTAGCCTCTTCCCAGACCTTCTGGTGGCGGCGCTGCAACGAGCAGTCGCGTTCGCCGAGATGAATCGCATTGCCTTCGCCGTCGCCCACGACTTGGATTTCGATATGGCGCGGCTTGCCGAGAAATTTCTCCATGTAGACCGCGTCATTGCCGAACGCCGCCGCCGCTTCGGTACGCGCGGTCGCCACGGCATGTTCGAGATCGGCTTCGTTCCTGGCGACTTTCATGCCCCGACCACCGCCGCCGGCGGTGGCTTTGATGAGCACGGGAAAGCCGATCTCCCGGGCGACCTCAAGGGCGTTCTCGGGCTTTACTTCGCCGTCGGAACCGGGGACGACCGGAATGCCAAGCTTCTCCGCCGTCTTCTTGGCGGTAATCTTGTCACCCATGAGGCGGATGTGTTCGGCCGTCGGGCCGATGAAGGTTATGTCATGGGCGTCGAGGATGTCCGCAAACTTGGCGTTTTCGGAGAGGAATCCGTAACCCGGATGCACCGCATCAGCGCCGGTGATTTCGCAGGCGGCGACGATCTGGTGAATGTTCAGGTAGCTTTCGCGCGACGGCGGCGGACCAATGCAGACGCTCTCGTCTGCCAGCCGTACATGCATCGCGTCACTGTCCGCCGTCGAATGTACGGCAACGGTTGCAATGCCGAGTTCCTTGCAGGCCCGCAGGACGCGCAGAGCGATTTCGCCGCGATTGGCAATGAGGATTTTCGAGATCATCGCCACCGTGCCTTACTCGATCACGATCAAGGGTTCGCCATATTCGACCGGGGCGGCGTCCTGCACGAGAATCTCGATAACCTTGCCGGAGCGAGGAGACGGAATCTGGTTCATCGTCTTCATCGCCTCAATGATCAGGATAGTCTGACCTTCCTTGACCGTCGCACCGACCTCGACGAATGGGCGAGCGCCCGGAGCCGGCGCGAGATAGCAGGTGCCGACCATGGGCGCCGTTACTGCGTTCTTCGAGTTACGTCCGGTCTCGGGGGCAGGCTGAGCGGCCGTGGCGGGCTGCGCTGCGGCGACCGCGGGCGACGCCTGATAGGCGGGCATGGGCATTGCGACAGGCGTGCCGTTCCGCGAAACGCGGATGCGCAGATCTTCCTGTTCCACCTCGATCTCGGTCAGGTCGGTATCCTTGAGGATATTGGCGAGATCGCGGATCAGCGCCTGGTCGATACTCGGTTTCTTGTCAGCCATGGGAATATGAGCCTCGTGTTCTTCTTATTTCGACTTGTCTGTCAGGTTCTTTAGCGCATGCAGCGCCAGAATGTAACTCTGCGCGCCGAAACCGCATATCACGCCCTTTACGGCCGGTGCGATCATCGACTTATGCCGGAATTCCTCACGCGCATGAATGTTGGAAAGATGCAGTTCCACCACGGGGACCGTGATCGCGCGAATGGCATCGTGCATGGCGATCGAGGTGTGTCCGTAGGCGGCGGGATTGATGGCAACGCCGGCGGCCTTGTCGCCCGCCTCGTGCAGCCAGTCGACCAGCGTGCCTTCGTGGTTCGACTGCCGGAAGTCGACCTCGAACCCGAGCAACTTTCCTTCAGACTTGCACATTGCCTCGATGTCGGCCAGCGTCTGGCCGCCGTAAATGCCTGGCTCGCGCTTGCCGAGCGCATTCAGGTTTGGGCCATTCAGCACAAAAATCGTCGAGGGCATAAGGGATTCCGGTCAGATAATGGAGGGTTACCTATAGACTGATGGTTCCGCGAGGAAAAGCCCCTAGGGTCCTCGCGGGATTTGTCCACAAGTCACGGTGATTCTGGGAAGAAGCGGCCCTCGAGAGTGGTCAGCAGACGGTCTTGCCGCAACTGCGCATGTTTGCGACCTTCGTTTCGATTTCAGCGGCTCCCACGGCGCCGAAGACCGCCTCGTTGCCGATGACGTAGGAGGGGGTGCCGGTGATGCCGAGATCGTTGGCGAGTGTATAGGCCTCGCGCACGGCAGCGTCATTCGGTTCCTTTTCCATCTTCGCCCGCAGTTGCTCTTCGGTGACACCGAGCTTCGCGGCGACGGCAATCGCCGTTTCCTCCGTCGCGCGCTCTTCGCCGCCGAGCAAGGCGCGATGAAAGTCTCCGTATTTTTCGGGCGCGATCAGCCGAAACGCGGCGCTGACCTTGTGGGCTGCGAGCGAATCGGGGCCGAGAATCGGCAGTTCTTTCAACACGAAGCGGACGTTCTTGTCCTTGGTGAGAATCTCATCCATGTCGGAGAGCGCCCGTTTGCAATAACCGCAATTGTAGTCGTAGAACTCAACAATCGTCACATCCCCTTGCGGATTGCCCAGCGTCACGTCGTAAGCGGACTGGAAGATCGCCTTCTTGTTCTCGGCGATCGCCGCCTCGGCTGCTTCCTGCTGTTTGGCCCGTTGCTTGGCTGCAAGCGCTTCCTGGACCTCCAGCATGATTTCCGGATTGGCAAGCAGGTATTCTTTGATGAAGGCGCCGAACTCCTCCTTCTGCTTAGCATCAAGCGCTGCGGCCGACTGGGGCAGGGCGATGCCGGTTGCAAGCGCGATCAGCGTTCCGGCGGCAATCATCTTCCTGTTGAACGTCATTCTTTCCTCGTTGTCTTTCCGTGCCCTGTCTTTCGTCCATTTCTTAGCAGCGCGTCAATGCGCCTGTTTGAAAGACAACAATGACTTGATCACGGTGATTTTCGGTTCGATGAACCAAAAACACCGCGATGGGTCCTAATAAATGAGACCGGATGCGGGCGAGAAGCCGCGCCTCATCCCCGGCTTGCACCGGTTTGGTGGGAGCATAGAGTGAGCCGCAATGAAACGAAACGGCAATATCGGCGGAAATGCGGCACTCGCGGACTTGTGAAGCCGAAAGCGATCAGGCAAAGGGGCGGAATGCAGCCAACTCATGAGGAATTTGCCATTGGTAGAGATGTCGAAACGCAGCGCCGTCGAGCCTTTTCACGCCATGGATGTGCTGGCGGAAGCCACGCGGCGCCGTGATGCCGGCCATCCGGTAATCTCGATGGCAGTGGGCCAGCCGACCCATCCCGCCCCGAAGGCCGCTCTCGAGGCGGCGCGGCGCGCGCTCGAGCATGGCCGACTTGGCTATACGGACGCACTCGGCACCCTGTCCCTGAAGACTGCGATTGCACGCCATTACCATAGCCGCCACGGCATCACGCTCGATCCGCAGCGGATTGCGGTCACCACCGGATCGTCGGCCGGCTTCAACCTCGCGTTCCTCGCCCTCTTCGATCCGGGGGACTGGGTCGCCATAGCCCGGCCGGGATATCCAGCTTATCGCAACATCATGGCCGCGCTCGGTTTGAACGTGATCGAGATTGAGGCAAATGCCGAGACCGGCTTCACACTGACGCCCGATAGCCTTGAGAGCGCGGCAGCGCGTGCTGGCAAGCCGCTGAAGGGCGTGCTCCTTGCAAGCCCCGCCAATCCGACCGGAACGGTGACAGGAAAGGCGCGCCTGAAGGCTCTGGCTAACTACTGCCGCGCACAATCGATCGCTTTCATTTCCGACGAGATCTACCATGGCTTGACTTTCGCCGGCGAAGAAACCACCGCCTTGGAAGTTGCCGACGATGCGTTTGTGATCAACTCGTTCTCCAAGTATTATTGCATGACCGGTTGGCGCATCGGCTGGATGGTGCTGCCAGAGGGAGAGGTGCGTGCGTTCGAGCGCATCGCGCAGAGCCTCTACATCTCGCCGCCGGAGCTTTCGCAGATCGCTGCCGAGGCAGCGCTTGGCGCACATGAGGAACTCGACGGCTACAAGAGGGCCTACGCCGCTAACCGGGACCTTTTGCTTGAGCGTCTGCCGCAGATCGGTTTTTCGATCGTCTCGCCGATGGATGGAGCCTTCTACGCCTATGCCGATGTCAGCCGTTTCACGAACGACAGCATGGTCTTCGCCCGTCGAATGCTCGCAGAGATCAATGTCGCCGCGACACCCGGCTTCGACTTCGACCCGCTCGAAGGCCACCGCACAATGCGTTTCTCCTATGCGGGATCCGCGGCCGAGATGGCGGAAGCGATGGACCGGATAACGCGCTGGCTGGCGTAGGAGAGGGCCTGCAGCGCGTGCATTTTTCAGACGCACAAAAGGACGCTGTAGCACTTTGAACTGCTGCATGTTTTTGTCCTTAAATCGGCTCCGCTTAAGGAAACATGCAGTGGTCCTCACAAAAAAAGCCCGGAACACTCCGGGCTTTTTTGTTTCAG is a genomic window of Sinorhizobium numidicum containing:
- a CDS encoding YjhX family toxin translates to MDISRAEQRILHHLAQGGRIEITRDGKAIAEIRCFTRDGWVYPGVDLELFRKLKRKRAIKSSAGKPYRITERGLHLVRSELDNR
- the gatB gene encoding Asp-tRNA(Asn)/Glu-tRNA(Gln) amidotransferase subunit GatB produces the protein MSIVDVRTPDPKRFIPGATGDWEVIIGMEVHAQVLSNSKLFSGASTEFGNAPNSNVSLVDAAMPGMLPVINEECVKQAVRTGLGLKAQINHRSIFDRKNYFYPDLPQGYQISQYKDPIVGEGKIIISIGPDRQGQFEDVEIGIERLHLEQDAGKSMHDQQPLMSYVDLNRSGVALMEIVSKPDMRSSDEAKAYLTKLRSIVRYLGTCDGNMDEGSMRADVNVSVRRPGEPFGTRCEIKNVNSIRFVGQAIEYEARRQISILEDGGVIDQETRLFDPNKGETRSMRSKEEAHDYRYFPDPDLLPLEFDDAFVEALRADIPELPDDKKERFVRDLGLSVYDASVLVSEKAIADYFEAVAEGRDGKTAANWVINDLLGALNKAGKTIEETPVSPAQLGGIIDLIKAGTISGKLAKDLFEIIWNEGGDPAEIVETRGMKQVTDTGAIEKAVDEIIAANPDQVEKAKAKPSLAGWFVGQVMKATGGKANPQAVQALVKSKLGIEE
- a CDS encoding GNAT family N-acetyltransferase, which produces MFFVRTASDRDLEKVCALLAETWHATYDTFYGVDKVNELTAKWHSIGALRARLHRKNAEFVVADNGRELAGMGYAAMSDTLKKTVILHQLYVLPKYQRHGIGREMFAELETCFPDAELMQLEVEPQNLHALAFYRAHGFSEVGRTASCGDEESGVPALILEKRLS
- a CDS encoding NADH:ubiquinone oxidoreductase subunit NDUFA12, coding for MKLLLQIFTWWNGQTIGTRFHTWRHGERVGEDEFGNVYYQGGKDSEGRTRRWVIYDGPAEASAIPPGWHGWMHHRTDVSPADEKYAAREWQRPHRPNLTGSPYAYRPKGSLAGRGQRPRVTGDYDAWTPRS
- a CDS encoding DUF2155 domain-containing protein, with amino-acid sequence MACSSLQNWIGRTGLALVVALPLISATETAATRLSSPVAIFSGIDKITGRITTFDVYIGETVQFGALQVTPRVCYSRDDTEAPKTTTFVEVDEITLDRKIRRIFTGWMFADSPGLNAVEHPVYDVWLQSCKAKSDLPPPDTAAKQ
- the aat gene encoding leucyl/phenylalanyl-tRNA--protein transferase, whose amino-acid sequence is MKGPRSRQPDITPDMLLRAYSIGLFPMADSADDPELFWVEPEIRGVIPLDRFHVSRSLAKTIRRRPFDIRYDTAFEAVVDGCAAPARDRPTTWINDKIRSLYAALHHMGYAHSVEAWEGNTLVGGLYGVSLGAAFFGESMFSRRRDASKICLVHLVERLRAKGFQLLDTQFTTEHLKSFGAIDVPKAEYEVLLAKAIASPDLAF
- the accC gene encoding acetyl-CoA carboxylase biotin carboxylase subunit, translated to MISKILIANRGEIALRVLRACKELGIATVAVHSTADSDAMHVRLADESVCIGPPPSRESYLNIHQIVAACEITGADAVHPGYGFLSENAKFADILDAHDITFIGPTAEHIRLMGDKITAKKTAEKLGIPVVPGSDGEVKPENALEVAREIGFPVLIKATAGGGGRGMKVARNEADLEHAVATARTEAAAAFGNDAVYMEKFLGKPRHIEIQVVGDGEGNAIHLGERDCSLQRRHQKVWEEANSPALNVEQRMKIGQICADAMKKLKYRGAGTIEFLYENGEFYFIEMNTRLQVEHPITEAITGIDLVHEQIRVASGAGLSVKQEDVVFSGHAIECRINAEDPRTFVPSPGTITHFHAPGGLGVRVDSGAYQGYRIPPYYDSLIGKLIVHGRTRVECMMRLRRVLDEFVIDGIKTTLPLFQDLINNQDIANGDYDIHWLEHHLATTSA
- the accB gene encoding acetyl-CoA carboxylase biotin carboxyl carrier protein, producing the protein MADKKPSIDQALIRDLANILKDTDLTEIEVEQEDLRIRVSRNGTPVAMPMPAYQASPAVAAAQPATAAQPAPETGRNSKNAVTAPMVGTCYLAPAPGARPFVEVGATVKEGQTILIIEAMKTMNQIPSPRSGKVIEILVQDAAPVEYGEPLIVIE
- the aroQ gene encoding type II 3-dehydroquinate dehydratase; this encodes MPSTIFVLNGPNLNALGKREPGIYGGQTLADIEAMCKSEGKLLGFEVDFRQSNHEGTLVDWLHEAGDKAAGVAINPAAYGHTSIAMHDAIRAITVPVVELHLSNIHAREEFRHKSMIAPAVKGVICGFGAQSYILALHALKNLTDKSK
- a CDS encoding DsbA family protein, with the translated sequence MTFNRKMIAAGTLIALATGIALPQSAAALDAKQKEEFGAFIKEYLLANPEIMLEVQEALAAKQRAKQQEAAEAAIAENKKAIFQSAYDVTLGNPQGDVTIVEFYDYNCGYCKRALSDMDEILTKDKNVRFVLKELPILGPDSLAAHKVSAAFRLIAPEKYGDFHRALLGGEERATEETAIAVAAKLGVTEEQLRAKMEKEPNDAAVREAYTLANDLGITGTPSYVIGNEAVFGAVGAAEIETKVANMRSCGKTVC
- a CDS encoding pyridoxal phosphate-dependent aminotransferase; this translates as MVEMSKRSAVEPFHAMDVLAEATRRRDAGHPVISMAVGQPTHPAPKAALEAARRALEHGRLGYTDALGTLSLKTAIARHYHSRHGITLDPQRIAVTTGSSAGFNLAFLALFDPGDWVAIARPGYPAYRNIMAALGLNVIEIEANAETGFTLTPDSLESAAARAGKPLKGVLLASPANPTGTVTGKARLKALANYCRAQSIAFISDEIYHGLTFAGEETTALEVADDAFVINSFSKYYCMTGWRIGWMVLPEGEVRAFERIAQSLYISPPELSQIAAEAALGAHEELDGYKRAYAANRDLLLERLPQIGFSIVSPMDGAFYAYADVSRFTNDSMVFARRMLAEINVAATPGFDFDPLEGHRTMRFSYAGSAAEMAEAMDRITRWLA